In Candidatus Omnitrophota bacterium, one genomic interval encodes:
- a CDS encoding PilZ domain-containing protein, producing MSEQQTAERRHYLRHPLNFPLEYKVLEKGSPGQLKGVRSSTLNISHAGLMFSAKQPVDIKTVIRIKMPVQSKVFNIKAEVAHCDKDEETGLYNIGVSFRRFSDAFKTKLVEQIYLIIEYRDIRSLQLGRDMSLEEASREWIKRYSERFKKLYW from the coding sequence ATGTCGGAACAACAGACTGCCGAGCGCCGTCATTACTTAAGACATCCGTTGAACTTTCCGCTCGAATATAAGGTGTTGGAAAAAGGCTCGCCCGGACAGCTTAAAGGAGTGCGGTCCTCGACGCTCAATATAAGCCACGCCGGGTTGATGTTCTCGGCTAAGCAGCCGGTAGATATCAAAACTGTGATAAGGATAAAGATGCCGGTCCAGTCGAAGGTGTTCAATATAAAGGCCGAGGTCGCCCACTGTGATAAGGACGAGGAGACCGGCCTTTACAACATAGGCGTGTCGTTCCGCAGGTTCAGCGATGCGTTTAAGACTAAGCTTGTCGAGCAGATATACCTGATAATAGAATACCGCGACATACGCAGCCTCCAGCTAGGCAGGGATATGTCGCTCGAAGAGGCGTCGAGGGAATGGATAAAACGTTATTCGGAGAGGTTCAAGAAGCTCTACTGGTGA
- a CDS encoding cache domain-containing protein — protein sequence MAVSMLIAADVFAAGIDELMPVLKQVKQSINATLSEIDKDLASAAKQLSVVDLKGEAARKILNDLRKFRPYVVNCSIIDANGLKITVEPQTYQKYEGADRAELPSVIRLLKDKKPVVSDVYYAAEGINAISIGYPIFSDKGELLGAVRMLIRHELFLKPMVEGKPCMIWIMQPNGLLMYDPDPGETGKNIFTDPLFKPFEDLVSFSKTVALSNSGAGSYDFYANGLQDKTLTRKMAVWDTVGLYGTEWRVIAVDIERTLEEKQLASAAQIKD from the coding sequence GCAGAGTATCAACGCTACGTTGTCGGAAATAGACAAAGATCTCGCCTCCGCGGCGAAGCAGCTGTCTGTCGTGGACCTGAAAGGGGAGGCCGCGCGGAAGATATTGAACGACTTGCGCAAATTCCGGCCTTATGTGGTAAATTGCTCTATTATTGACGCGAACGGTTTAAAAATTACGGTTGAACCGCAGACATACCAGAAGTATGAAGGCGCCGACAGGGCGGAACTGCCGTCGGTGATCAGGCTGCTGAAGGACAAAAAGCCTGTGGTGAGCGACGTCTACTATGCGGCAGAAGGCATTAACGCTATAAGCATAGGTTATCCCATATTTTCAGATAAGGGCGAATTATTAGGGGCTGTCAGGATGCTTATAAGACATGAATTGTTCCTGAAACCTATGGTCGAGGGCAAGCCCTGCATGATATGGATAATGCAGCCTAACGGACTCCTTATGTACGATCCGGACCCCGGAGAGACAGGCAAGAATATATTTACCGACCCGCTCTTTAAACCGTTTGAGGACCTGGTCTCTTTTTCCAAGACCGTCGCGTTATCTAATAGCGGCGCGGGGTCATATGATTTTTACGCTAACGGGCTTCAGGACAAGACGCTTACCAGGAAGATGGCGGTCTGGGATACCGTCGGGCTGTACGGCACCGAATGGCGGGTTATAGCGGTGGATATTGAAAGGACGCTGGAAGAAAAACAGCTTGCCTCCGCTGCCCAAATAAAGGATTAA
- a CDS encoding class I SAM-dependent methyltransferase — MEIYDKIAESYTRQSLSDVKRRLTVDYTFLNLIGDVRGKNVLDLACGDGHYCRPLKRSGAAEVVGVDISSRMIDLAKNGEKKNPLGIRYECMDALKLPVVGKFDIALGSFLLHYSRTRDELFAMCRNIYANLRDGGRFVGVNDSPDKPLQSDPRYGITRTCEDPVKEGSIIKVTLYEDGKPACVFDNYHWARKTYEDAFISAGFKNIMWHGLKVSQEGLDKFGSRFWEPYLKQPGVVIFECGG, encoded by the coding sequence ATGGAAATTTACGATAAGATAGCCGAGAGTTACACCAGGCAGAGCCTTTCCGACGTTAAAAGGCGCCTTACTGTCGATTATACTTTTTTAAACTTGATCGGGGACGTGCGGGGAAAAAACGTGCTGGATCTTGCCTGCGGAGACGGGCATTACTGCCGCCCGTTGAAGCGCTCCGGGGCGGCCGAGGTGGTCGGAGTGGATATTTCAAGCAGGATGATAGATCTTGCAAAAAACGGAGAGAAGAAGAACCCATTAGGCATCAGGTATGAATGCATGGATGCGCTGAAACTGCCTGTTGTAGGCAAGTTCGATATCGCGCTGGGCTCGTTCCTCCTGCACTACAGCAGGACAAGAGACGAGCTTTTTGCCATGTGCAGGAATATCTACGCTAATCTTAGGGATGGCGGAAGATTTGTCGGAGTAAATGACTCTCCCGACAAGCCGCTGCAATCGGATCCAAGATATGGCATCACCAGGACCTGCGAAGACCCGGTTAAGGAGGGATCCATTATCAAGGTCACGTTATACGAGGATGGTAAACCGGCGTGTGTTTTCGATAACTATCATTGGGCGAGGAAGACCTACGAAGACGCTTTTATTTCCGCCGGTTTCAAAAATATCATGTGGCACGGGCTGAAGGTATCTCAAGAGGGCCTCGATAAATTCGGATCCCGATTCTGGGAGCCATACCTGAAGCAGCCGGGAGTGGTCATTTTTGAAT